One window from the genome of Hydra vulgaris chromosome 02, alternate assembly HydraT2T_AEP encodes:
- the LOC136076162 gene encoding E3 SUMO-protein ligase KIAA1586-like produces the protein MDKWLASGRKRKLSSDSSKNYWSDLMWKEKLKTFDWLTVSLTGLGCSVCKSANNLGAEKSQGIKLASEWTLGNVKEYGETKEKKQQSMRKKLSSHKLSVAHEKVENGLDMRRILQPDHAYADIVYHISNEMRTKLVKYILHNDIKVGFMIYHTMSKKSALSICLKVNIPEINIVNSIYFDLIELTNIEASSIANSFICALHNFGFDNNFLLRNWVSFACDGASNMLGKKATASPKNKKELETVAMALRVKLNSIGRILGTRWVSSSARSVMAVWNNYAALYQHFHESSLDLRRNGGDRAQYAGLKNKLCDINFILNMGLILDALIELEHLSKKLQDRQTSLPDVHRLENEK, from the exons atggaTAAATGGCTAGCAAGCGGAAGGAAAAGAAAGTTAAGCAGTGATAGTTCTAAAA ATTACTGGTCTGATTTAATGTGGAAggagaaattaaaaacatttgactGGTTGACAGTTTCATTAACAGGTCTTGGTTGTTCTGTTTGTAAGTCAGCAAATAATTTAGGTGCCGAAAAATCTCAAGGAATAAAATTGGCTAGCGAGTGGACGCTTGGCAACGTTAAGGAGTATGgcgaaacaaaagaaaaaaaacaacaatcaaTGAGAAAAAAGCTTTCAAGCCATAAACTATCAGTTGCACACGAAAAG GTAGAAAATGGTTTAGACATGCGACGTATTTTACAACCTGATCACGCATACGCTGATATTGTTTATCACATTTCAAATGAAATGCGCACTAAGcttgtaaaatatattcttCATAACGATATTAAAGTAGGGTTTATGATCTACCACACGATGAGCAAAAAGTCTGCTCTGTCAATCTGCTTAAAAGTGAACATTCCAGAAATAAATATTGTCAATAGTATTTATTTTGATCTTATCGAATTAACAAATATAGAAGCCTCGTCTATTGCAAACTCTTTTATATGTGCTTTACACAATTTTGGTTTTGACAACAACTTTTTATTACGTAATTGGGTGTCTTTTGCATGTGATGGTGCTTCTAATATGCTTGGCAAAAAAGCAAC TGCATctcctaaaaacaaaaaagaactgGAAACTGTTGCTATGGCTTTAAGAGTAAAACTAAATTCCATTGGACGAATTCTAGGCACTAGATGGGTGTCGTCTAGCGCTCGATCTGTGATGGCTGTTTGGAATAATTATGCAGCATTGTATCAACACTTTCATGAATCTTCATTGGATTTAAGGCGTAATGGAGGAGATAGAGCCCAATATGCaggtcttaaaaataaattatgtgaTATCAATTTCATACTCAACATGGGACTAATACTAGATGCTTTAATAGAACTAGAAcatctttctaaaaaattacaagataGGCAAACTTCTTTACCTGATGTACATCGGCTTGAGAATGAGAAATAA